One Benincasa hispida cultivar B227 chromosome 5, ASM972705v1, whole genome shotgun sequence genomic window carries:
- the LOC120077097 gene encoding allene oxide synthase 3-like, whose protein sequence is MASPSSSSPELPLKPIPGGYGFSFLGPIKDRYDYFYFQGKDEFFRSRVTKYGSTVFRANMPPGPFISSDSRVVVLLDAVSFPILFDTTKVEKRNILDGTYMPSLSFTGGIRTCAYLDPSETEHSVLKGLFLSFLASRHDRIIPLFRSSLSEMFVKLEDKLAEKKKIADFNPISDSMSFDYVFRLFSDGNPDPKLAADGPGMFDLWLAFQLAPLASIGVPNIFSIFEDLIIHTIPLPFFPVKSGYRKLYKAFYSSSGSFLDEAEKQGIDREKACHNLVFLAGFNAYGGMKVLFPTILKWVGTAGEDLHRKLADEVRTTVKEEGGLTFGALEKMSLLKSVVYEALRIEPPVPFQYGKAKEDIVIHSHDSAFKIKKGETIFGYQPFATKDPKIFKDAEKFVGDRFEGEEGEKLLKYVYWSNERETVEPTAENKQCPGKNLVVLMGRIILVEFFLRYDTFTVDVADLPLGPAVKFKSLTKATVKV, encoded by the exons ATggcttctccttcttcttcctctcctgaACTTCCTCTCAAACCCATTCCCGGTGGCTATGGATTCTCTTTCCTCGGTCCGATCAAAGACCGTTACGACTACTTCTACTTCCAAGGCAAAGACGAATTCTTCCGTTCCCGAGTGACTAAATACGGCTCCACCGTCTTCCGCGCCAACATGCCGCCGGGCCCCTTCATCTCCTCCGATTCCAGAGTCGTCGTCCTTCTCGACGCCGTTAGTTTTCCGATCCTCTTCGACACTACCAAGGTCGAAAAACGCAACATTCTCGATGGAACTTACATGCCCTCCTTGTCCTTCACCGGCGGCATTCGCACCTGCGCTTACTTGGACCCATCGGAAACAGAGCACTCTGTTCTCAAAGGccttttcctctcttttctcgCCTCCCGCCATGACAGGATCATCCCTCTGTTCCGAAGCTCCTTGTCGGAGATGTTCGTTAAGCTTGAAGATAAACTCgcggagaagaagaaaatcgcCGATTTCAATCCGATTAGTGATTCCATGTCGTTTGATTACGTTTTCCGTCTATTCTCTGATGGAAATCCTGATCCGAAATTGGCCGCCGATGGACCTGGAATGTTCGATTTGTGGCTTGCCTTTCAGCTCGCCCCACTTGCTTCCATTGGAGTCCCgaatattttctcaatttttgaaGATCTCATCATTCATACTATTCCCCTGCCTTTCTTTCCAGTCAAAAGTGGTTACAG GAAGCTTTACAAAGCGTTTTACTCCTCCTCTGGATCATTTCTAGACGAAGCAGAGAAACAAGGGATAGACAGAGAGAAAGCGTGTCACAATCTAGTGTTTCTCGCCGGATTCAACGCATACGGCGGAATGAAAGTGCTTTTTCCAACTATACTGAAATGGGTCGGCACCGCCGGCGAGGATCTCCACAGGAAGCTCGCCGACGAAGTCAGGACCACCGTGAAGGAAGAAGGCGGACTGACATTCGGCGCCTTGGAGAAAATGAGTCTGCTGAAATCCGTCGTGTATGAAGCTCTGAGGATCGAGCCGCCGGTGCCGTTCCAGTACGGGAAAGCGAAGGAGGACATAGTGATTCACAGCCATGATTCTGCTTTCAAGATCAAGAAAGGAGAGACGATTTTCGGGTATCAGCCGTTTGCCACTAAAGATCCGAAGATTTTTAAGGATGCGGAGAAGTTCGTCGGCGATAGGTTCGAAGGAGAAGAAGGGGAGAAGCTTTTGAAGTATGTTTACTGGTCAAACGAGCGGGAGACGGTGGAGCCGACGGCGGAGAACAAGCAGTGTCCGGGGAAGAATCTGGTGGTGCTGATGGGCAGGATTATTCTGGTGGAATTCTTCCTCCGTTATGATACGTTTACTGTCGACGTTGCAGATTTGCCGCTCGGTCCTGCGGTGAAGTTCAAGTCCTTAACCAAAGCCACCGTTAAGGTTTAA